In the genome of Fusarium fujikuroi IMI 58289 draft genome, chromosome FFUJ_chr02, one region contains:
- a CDS encoding related to beta-adaptin, whose product MFLAYMPPKSLYDGPRLNNIQGKVAELRLELNSGGKKDKAYTGKKIALKKIVANMTMSNNDMVALFPDIIGCMGIQSLEIKKMCFLFLVNYARIRPEIAVKAIPVLEHDMEDHNPLVRALALRTMSYIHVREFVEATVPIVKHMLKDNDPYVRKTAAFCVAKLYDHDRHMVENSDLIDRLNSLLRDDNPTVVASALAGLMDIWERSDAIKLTIDYSNASKMVAILPDCSEWGQTYILEALMSYVPQESGEAILLAERISPRLSHSNSSVVLTCIRVILYLMNYIADQKQISALCRKLSPPLVTLLAKGPEVQYLALRNALLILQRRPEVLRNDIRVFFCKYNDPIYVKVTKLELIFMLANEDNIDEVLTELREYATEIDVHFVRKAVRAIGKLAIKIEPAARRCINLLLELVATKITYIVQEATVVIRNIFRKYPNQYESIISTLCEHLDSLDEPEAKAAMVWVIGQYADRIENSDALLEDFLYSFAEEPVEVQLALLTATVKLFIQRPTKGQELVPKVLKWATEETDNPDLRDRAYMYWRLLSTDMNAAKQIVMGEKPAITAESERLDSTTLEEMCLNVGTLATVYLKPVQTVFRSARPRKLQDSPALQKQNLLVAADSQKSISMFGNAGAATDIDPRSRNPTSGNGQGDLAQAVNDADAYFSSIGTQQQMQPMHDQGDDVFGGGNGHSTGYVVSAHAPQAVLQPAQGAGSNGDLLVL is encoded by the exons ATGTTTCTCGCATATATGCCCCCAAAGTCACTTTATGATGGCCCGagactaaataatatacaGGGCAAAGTTGCCGAGCTACGCCTCGAGCTTAATAGTGGAGGAAAAAAGGACAAGGCCTATACGGGCAAGAAGATTGCTCTCAAAAAGATTGTCGCAAATATGACTATGAGTAATAATGACATGGTTGCCCTATTCCCCGACATCATTGGATGCATGGGTATCCAGAGTTTGGAAATCAAGAAAAT GTGCTTCTTGTTTCTGGTCAACTATGCCAGGATAAGACCTGAGATCGCCGTAAAGGCAATCCCTGTACTAGAACAT GATATGGAAGACCACAATCCTTTGGTACGGGCACTGGCTCTCCGAACAATGTCCTACATTCATGTCAGAGAATTTGTTGAGGCTACTGTACCAATAGTCAAGCATATGCTGAAGGACAATGATCCGTATGTGCGAAAGACGGCTGCCTTCTGCGTAGCCAAACTTTACGACCATGACCGTCATATGGTGGAGAACTCAGACCTCATTGATCGTTTGAACTCTTTGCTACGGGATGACAACCCCACAGTTGTTGCGAGCGCTCTGGCTGGACTCATGGATATCTGGGAACGCAGTGACGCCATCAAACTTACCATTGATTATAGCAATGCCTCCAAGATGGTGGCCATTCTCCCTGATTGCTCCGA ATGGGGTCAGACATATATCCTAGAGGCTCTCATGTCCTATGTGCCACAAGAATCCGGAGAAGCGATTCTCCTAGCGGAACGAATATCACCACGGCTGTCGCATTCTAATTCGTCTGTCGTGTTGACCTGCATTCGGGTGATTCTGTATCTGATGAATTACATCGCCGATCAGAAGCAAATCTCGGCTCTCTGTAGGAAGCTATCACCACCCCTGGTTACACTTCTCGCCAAGGGTCCTGAAGTTCAGTACCTCGCTTTGCGAAATGCTTTGTTGATTCTCCAGCGACGACCGGAAGTGCTCCGAAACGATATCCGTGTCTTTTTCTGCAAGTACAACGATCCTATTTATGTCAAGGTCACAAAGCTGGAACTTATCTTCATGCTTGCCAATGAGGACAATATCGATGAGGTGTTGACGGAATTGCGAGAATACGCTACTGAAATTGACGTCCACTTCGTCCGCAAGGCAGTGCGTGCTATCGGTAAGTTGGCAATTAAGATTGAGCCAGCTGCACGACGATGCATCAACTTGCTCCTCGAGCTTGTAGCAACCAAGATCACATATATCGTGCAGGAAGCTACGGTGGTTATCCGAAATATCTTCCGAAAGTATCCCAACCAATATGagtccatcatcagcacTCTGTGCGAGCATCTGGATTCTCTCGATGAACCCGAGGCTAAGGCAGCCATGGTTTGGGTCATTGGCCAATACGCAGATCGGATTGAGAACAGCGATGCCTTGCTAGAAGACTTCCTGTACTCGTTCGCAGAGGAGCCTGTCGAAGTGCAGTTGGCCTTGCTCACAGCTACAGTAAAGCTGTTCATCCAGCGACCAACCAAGGGTCAAGAATTGGTCCCCAAGGTTTTGAAGTGGGCAACTGAAGAGACGGATAACCCTGATCTTCGAGACCGAGCGTATATGTACTGGCGCCTGTTGTCTACAGATATGAATGCGGCGAAGCAGATCGTGATGGGGGAGAAGCCAGCCATTACCGCTGAGTCAGAAAGACTGGATTCGACAACGCTAGAGGAGATGTGTCTGAACGTGGGAACTCTAGCCACGGTCTATTTGAAGCCAGTGCAGACCGTGTTTAGATCTGCTCGACCTCGCAAACTCCAGGATTCTCCCGCATTACAGAAGCAAAaccttcttgttgctgcagACAGCCAAAAGAGCATAAGCATGTTTGGCAACGCCGGAGCGGCAACTGATATTGATCCAAGAAGCCGAAACCCAACATCAGGCAATGGCCAAGGGGACCTCGCGCAAGCAGTCAACGACGCAGATGCCTACTTTTCAAGTATCGGAACGCAGCAGCAGATGCAGCCGATGCATGACCAAGGGGATGATGTCTTTGGAGGAGGTAATGGCCACTCGACGGGATACGTGGTGAGCGCACATGCACCTCAAGCGGTTCTTCAACCAGCTCAGGGTGCTGGCAGCAATGGTGATTTGTTAGTGCT
- a CDS encoding related to dityrosine transporter, protein MKEKSQSQPSTNTETPPRHDDDDISIQSTESETLEGLDNHGTEKLGRPPHNVSATQVDEIMMGDPESMTRVSSGPAYSVFSKNTKRWILALVTAASFVSPMTANIYFPAIPPIAQDLNISVSLVNLTLTSYMIFQGLSPTIFGDFGDTAGRRPAYILAFLIYICANIGLALQRNFVALLILRCVQSAGSSGTLALGFSVVADISSTAERGKYMGIVGAGINVGPALGPVLGGILSQYLGWPAIFWFCAIFSGVWMIPFILSAPETCRKVVGNGSIAPPKWNRSLIDLYSHRGDVTSQNIPKQKLKFPNPLKTLYIVFEKEMAIILCINAIIYLAFILVAATLSTLFKETYGYNDLQVGLCYLPYGFGCALAVVGQGYVLDWNYRRIAKKIGFTINRKRGDDLGKFPIETARIQPVYPTLLAGIATLIGYGWALQVETSVAVPLVLVFLIGMFVPTSFSVLNTLIVDLNPHAPATATAANNLVRCMFGAAATAAIDHMIAGMGRGWCFTFLALLNLAMIPALRLLDKKGMRWRAAKAKREAMNTA, encoded by the coding sequence atgaaggagaaaagccaaagccagcccTCTACCAACACCGAAACCCCTCCGAgacatgacgatgacgatatcaGCATACAGAGCACCGAGTCGGAGACTCTTGAAGGTCTCGATAACCATGGCACCGAGAAACTTGGCAGACCGCCACACAATGTATCAGCAACTCAAGTTGACGAGATAATGATGGGTGACCCCGAGAGCATGACCAGAGTCTCAAGCGGTCCAGCATACAGCGTTTTCTCGAAGAACACAAAAAGATGGATTCTAGCTTTGGTCACAGCAGCTAGCTTCGTCTCACCTATGACGGCCAACATATACTTCCCCGCCATTCCCCCCATAGCCCAAGATTTAAACATATCTGTTTCACTTGTCAACCTCACCTTAACATCGTACATGATTTTTCAGGGACTTTCGCCCACGATATTTGGCGACTTCGGTGACACGGCCGGGCGTCGACCCGCTTATATACTGGCCTTCTTGATTTATATATGCGCAAATATTGGATTAGCCCTGCAACGCAACTTTGTTGCGCTACTGATCCTTCGTTGTGTTCAAAGTGCGGGCAGCAGCGGAACTTTGGCACTTGGTTTTTCTGTGGTAGCCGACATATCCTCAACAGCTGAAAGAGGAAAATACATGGGCATTGTTGGGGCCGGAATCAATGTTGGGCCTGCTCTCGGGCCAGTCCTGGGTGGTATTCTGAGCCAGTACCTTGGATGGCCTGCTATCTTCTGGTTCTGTGCCATCTTCTCCGGTGTCTGGATGATCCCCTTTATCCTCTCCGCTCCCGAGACGTGCCGTAAAGTCGTTGGCAATGGCTCGATAGCACCACCGAAGTGGAACAGGTCACTGATTGATCTTTACAGCCACCGAGGAGATGTTACAAGCCAGAATATTCCGAAGCAAAAGTTGAAGTTTCCCAACCCATTGAAGACGCTTTACATCGTCTTTGAGAAAGAGATGGCTATTATTCTGTGTATCAACGCCATCATTTACCTGGCATTCATTTTAGTGGCGGCTACCCTATCAACACTCTTCAAAGAGACGTACGGCTATAACGATCTTCAGGTTGGTCTTTGCTATTTGCCCTATGGATTTGGCTGCGCGTTGGCCGTTGTTGGTCAAGGATACGTCTTGGACTGGAACTATCGACGAATTGCAAAGAAGATTGGCTTCACTATCAACCGTAAGCGAGGAGATGATCTGGGCAAGTTCCCAATCGAGACTGCGCGAATCCAGCCGGTCTATCCAACGCTCCTCGCTGGTATCGCGACACTTATTGGGTATGGATGGGCTTTGCAAGTTGAAACTTCAGTTGCTGTCCCATTGGTCCTTGTCTTCCTTATCGGCATGTTCGTTCCAACCTCATTCAGTGTTCTCAATACCCTTATTGTTGATCTTAACCCACATGCTCCAGCTACAGCAACTGCAGCTAACAACCTTGTGCGATGTATGTTTGGAGCTGCAGCGACGGCCGCTATTGACCACATGATCGCAGGAATGGGTAGAGGGTGGTGTTTCACGTTTCTTGCTTTGCTGAACTTGGCCATGATCCCGGCTTTGAGACTTCTCGACAAGAAAGGTATGCGATGGAGGGCAGCTAAGGCAAAGCGAGAGGCAATGAATACGGCATAG
- a CDS encoding related to syntaxin 18 has translation MNVTVTFNELLRERNAPETRKRVTLDAIDGFLKEAYRINSHITSLHRELQDVRQAYLSTAQPRKTQNRVAKEQARVLTDRDREEVDANAKQMIRELNAGIRALDEAEQLRRETESAIIRKKYGGLGAFGAWASGGIISSKTEEHAEAEAKARDLGIHRDSILWFLRQRLELCCRTQQEMMETRLKRELEKNRSMLSRSGATIAGDFAEFPPSARRNSQTAPAAPIPMSEDGQFPSQGLTEEQIQMFEQGNQDMMKHFENSLDKVRTAEKSLLEIAELQSLLVNNLATQSAHIDQLVADSFATTENVGGGNKELKKATQRASPAKYTFFAASGLCAFLVLWDLVF, from the exons ATGAATGTCACGGTCACTTTCAATGAGCTCCTGCGGGAACGAAATGCGCCGGAAACAAGAAAACGTGTCACATTGGATGCCATCGACGGTTTCTTAAAGGAAGCATATAGGATT AATTCGCATATTACTAGCCTACatcgagagcttcaagatgttCGACAAGCATATTTATCGACAGCGCAGCCACGAAAGACACAGAATCGAGTCGCAAAAGAACAAGCACGTGTGCTTACAGATCGAGACCGGGAAGAAGTCGACGCCAATGCGAAACAGATGATCCGGGAGCTGAATGCTGGCATTCGTGCTCTCGACGAGGCTGAACAGCTACGGCGCGAAACTGAATCAGCTATAATCCGAAAGAAATATGGAGGCCTAGGAGCTTTTGGAGCATGGGCTTCAGGTGGCATAATCAGCAGCAAAACAGAAGAGCAtgcagaagctgaagccaagGCACGAGATTTGGGAATTCATCGGGACAGTATTCTCTGGTTTTTACGGCAACGACTCGAGCTATGCTGTCGAACGCAACAAGAAATGATGGAAACACGTCTAAAGCgtgagttggagaagaatcGCAGCATGCTTTCAAGATCAGGCGCCACCATTGCTGGAGACTTTGCAGAATTTCCTCCATCTGCCCGACGAAACTCCCAAACAGCCCCTGCTGCACCGATCCCTATGTCCGAAGACGGTCAGTTCCCGAGCCAGGGGTTGACAGAGGAACAGATCCAGATGTTTGAGCAAGGGAAccaagacatgatgaagcatTTCGAGAATAGTTTGGACAAAGTCAG AACTGCTGAGAAGTCGTTACTAGAAATAGCTGAGCTGCAGTCACTTCTCGTAAACAACCTCGCCACACAGTCGGCGCATATAGATCAGCTCGTGGCGGACTCGTTTGCAACTACGGAAAACGTAGGCGGTGGcaataaggaattaaaaaAGGCGACACAGCGCGCAAGCCCTGCAAAGTATACGTTCTTTGCGGCAAGTGGGCTCTGTGCTTTCCTTGTGCTTTGGGATCTGGTGTTTTGA
- a CDS encoding probable aspartate aminotransferase, cytoplasmic, whose protein sequence is MTPSLSTPRQTQSGSSTSSSSSTDNKTAPTSSSSSSISRLNSIVRHISPKMVSTTNFPAEVVPQAPEDPLFGLARAYKADNSPNKIDLGIGAYRDENAKPWVLPVVKKADEILRNDPELNHEYAPIAGIASFTSKAAELVFGADSAAISEKRSTTLQTISGTGAVHLGALFLARFYKGNRTVYLSNPTWANHHQIFKNVGHSIDTYPYFHKETKGLDFEGFKQTLKSAPEGSVFVLHACAHNPTGVDPTQEQWTEIAALMKERNHFPFFDTAYQGFASGDLVRDAWAIRYFVEQGFELVVAQSFAKNFGLYGERAGCFHAVTAPAGDASNTITRIGSQLAILQRSEISNPPLYGARIVSTVLNDRDLFAEWEENLRTMSGRIISMRDTLRAKLEELQTPGTWNHITDQIGMFSFTGLSESQVMKLREEFHIYMTKNGRISMAGLNDNNVDYFAKAVDKVVRESA, encoded by the exons ATGACACCGTCACTGAGTACACCCCGTCAGACTCAGTCTGGCAGCAgcacctcaagctcaagctcgacTGATAATAAAACGGCGCcgacctcttcttcatcttcctccatctcTCGTCTCAACTCCATCGTTCGTCACATCTCGCCCAAAATGGTTTCTACTACAAATTTCCCTGCCGAAGTCGTGCCCCAGGCTCCTGAAGACCCTCTCTTTGGTCTTGCACGAGCTTACAAGGCCGACAACAGCCCCAACAAGATCGATCTT GGTATCGGTGCTTACAGAGACGAGAACGCAAAGCCCTGGGTGTTGCCAGTCGTTAAGAAG GCTGATGAGATCCTCCGAAACGACCCTGAGCTCAACCACGAGTATGCCCCGATCGCGGGTATTGCCAGCTTCACATCCAAGGCCGCCGAGCTGGTCTTTGGCGCTGACTCCGCTGCCATCTCGGAGAAGCGCTCAACGACATTGCAGACAATCTCTGGTACCGGTGCCGTGCACTTGGGTGCTCTCTTCCTAGCCAGGTTCTACAAGGGCAACCGCACAGTCTACCTGTCAAATCCCACCTGGGCGAATCACCACCAAATCTTCAAGAACGTCGGCCACTCAATTGATACCTACCCTTATTTCCACAAGGAGACCAAGGGTCTTGATTTCGAGGGCTTCAAGCAGACTCTCAAGTCTGCTCCTGAGGGATCTGTCTTCGTTCTTCATGCTTGCGCACATAACCCCACTGGCGTTGACCCTACCCAAGAGCAATGGACTGAGATTGCTGCTCTCATGAAGGAGCGAAACCACTTCCCCTTCTTTGATACTGCTTACCAAGGCTTTGCCTCTGGTGATCTCGTCCGCGATGCCTGGGCTATCCGATACTTTGTCGAGCAGGGCTTCGAGCTTGTTGTTGCCCAGAGTTTCGCCAAGAACTTTGGTCTCTATGGCGAGCGTGCCGGCTGCTTCCACGCCGTTACCGCCCCCGCCGGTGATGCCTCCAACACAATCACTCGTATCGGCTCCCAACTAGCTATTCTCCAGCGCTCCGAGATTTCCAACCCTCCCTTGTATGGTGCTCGCATCGTCAGCACTGTTCTCAACGATCGCGACCTCTTCGCCGAGTGGGAAGAGAACCTGCGCACAATGTCAGGCCGCATCATTAGCATGCGCGATACTCTACgagccaagcttgaggagctccAGACCCCTGGAACCTGGAACCACATCACGGATCAGATCGGCATGTTCAGCTTCACTGGTCTGAGCGAGTCACAAGTGATGAAGCTCCGAGAAGAATTCCACATCTACATGACCAAGAACGGTCGTATCAGCATGGCTGGCCTCAACGACAACAATGTCGACTACTTTGCCAAGGCTGTCGACAAGGTAGTAAGGGAGTCTGCTTAG
- a CDS encoding probable nuclear export sequence-containing nonribosomal protein, which produces MSMDLDDQPISIAPASQQQGAATILCCNCGAPIDGTASSGALCYDCIKLTVDISQGVQREATLNFCRDCDRWLMPPNSWIVAAPESRELLAMCLKKLRGLNKVRIVDASFIWTEPHSRRVKVKITIQDSVQDGMLLQQSFEVVYVVAYQQCPECAKSYTANVWRAAVQVRQKVLHKRTFLFLEQLIMKHGAHKDTLNIREAKDGIDFFFAQKNQAEKFIDFLNSVVPVKVKASQELISHDTHTSKSSYKFTYSAELVPICKDDLVALPIKMAKQSGNISPLLLCHKIGTSVYLLDPQTLQTCDISSPIYWRAPFLSLTDTHELVEFIVMDIDRTATQKGKWTLAEATVARASDLGSNDRTYFTRTHLGRLLQPGDSAMGYLLAGTVFNNTEYEKIESSNTYSSRIPDVVLVKKHYPRRRKNRKRNWQLKRMDKDEGELLPKKADQERLDQEYEQFLRDVEEDEELRATLALYKAKKRAEEEMSVAETEEDDEAPHVDMNELLDDFDELTMEDRPMQE; this is translated from the exons ATGTCGATGGATCTGGATGATCAGCCTATCTCTATAGCCCCTGCCTCTCAGCAGCAGGGCGCTGCTAC TATTCTCTGCTGCAACTGTGGTGCCCCGATCGATGGAACCGCCTCCAGCGGCGCTCTCTGCTACGACTGTATCAAGCTCACGGTCGACATTTCCCAAGGCGTCCAGCGAGAGGCGACGCTCAACTTCTGCCGAGACTGCGACCGATGGCTCATGCCCCCCAACAGCTGGATCGTTGCCGCCCCCGAATCCCGCGAATTGTTAGCCATGTGCCTCAAGAAACTTCGAGGTTTGAACAAAGTCCGTATCGTGGACGCGAGCTTTATCTGGACTGAGCCTCACTCGCGACgagtcaaggtcaagatcacAATCCAGGATTCCGTCCAAGATGGTATGCTGCTTCAGCAGAGTTTCGAGGTTGTGTATGTGGTGGCGTACCAGCAGTGCCCTGAGTGTGCCAAGTCGTACACTGCCAACGTTTGGCGGGCTGCTGTCCAAGTTCGTCAAAAGGTCCTTCACAAGCGaactttcctcttcctcgagcAGCTTATTATGAAGCACGGCGCACACAAAGATACACTCAACATTCGGGAGGCCAAGGATGGtatcgacttcttcttcgcccaaAAGAACCAGGCTGAGAAGTTCATCGACTTCCTCAACTCTGTGGTGCCTGTCAAGGTGAAGGCGTCGCAGGAACTCATCTCTCACGATACCCATACCTCCAAGTCGTCGTACAAGTTCACGTATTCGGCCGAGCTGGTGCCTATATGTAAAGACGACTTGGTCGCTCTGCCcatcaagatggccaagCAAAGCGGCAATATTTcacctctcctcctctgccacaAGATCGGTACCTCTGTGTACCTGTTGGATCCTCAGACTCTTCAGACTTGCGATATCAGCTCACCAATCTATTGGAGAGCTCCTTTCCTATCTCTCACTGATACACATGAACTCGTTGAGTTCATTGTCATGGATATCGACCGCACAGCAACCCAGAAGGGCAAATGGACGCTTGCCGAAGCCACAGTCGCTCGTGCCTCAGATCTTGGTTCAAATGACCGAACATACTTCACAAGGACTCACTTGGGTCGACTCCTCCAGCCCGGTGATTCTGCTATGGGTTACCTGCTGGCCGGAACCGTTTTTAACAACACCGAATATGAGAAGATCGAGAGCTCCAACACATACTCATCGAGAATCCCTGACGTGGTGCTAGTCAAGAAGCACTATCCCCGCCGCAGAAAGAACCGGAAGAGAAACTGGCAGCTCAAGCGTATGGACAAGGACGAGGGCGAGCTTCTTCCCAAGAAGGCAGACCAAGAACGCTTGGATCAAGAGTACGAGCAGTTCTTGCGAGAtgtcgaggaagacgaggagctCCGTGCTACGCTCGCCCTGTATAAAGCTAAGAAGAgagccgaggaggagatgagtgtggctgagactgaagaggatgatgaggcaCCTCACGTTGATATGAATGAGTTGCTggatgactttgatgagcttACAATGGAGGATCGGCCAATGCAAGAATAG
- a CDS encoding probable Pre-rRNA-processing protein ESF2, which yields MAPETKNDFLDTADSDEENDVGYNSEDDDMKKGGRGAKRRKLDSDDEDDLGSDIERDASDDEDDPAGKDVEKIEKEEEGDDKPEKPKRKLKDTTPTELPDVTRTLTKKNLVASEAAIKKSGVVYLSRIPPFMKPAKLRSLLEPYGTINRIFLAPEDPASHARRVRAGGNKKRSYTEGWVEFTKKKDAKAVCDLLNARTIGGKKGSYYHDDLWNLLYLKGFKWHNLTEQIAAENAERASRMRAEISKSTKENKEFVRNVEKAKMLDGMEAKAKAKKRKADGDGDREGEDSVRQVKRSFKQVPLAKKKTEVEDQPAEVTRVLSKIF from the coding sequence atggcaccCGAAACCAAAAACGACTTTCTCGATACAGCCGATAGCGACGAGGAGAACGATGTTGGCTACAattctgaggatgatgatatgaaaAAGGGTGGCCGAGGCGCCAAGCGACGGAAACTTGACtcggacgacgaagatgatctGGGTAGCGATATCGAGCGCGATGccagcgacgacgaggacgatcCGGCTGGAAAGGATGTAGAGAAAatagaaaaggaagaggagggggATGACAAACCGGAAAAGCCAAAGCGCAAGTTAAAAGACACAACTCCGACAGAGCTGCCCGATGTCACAAGGAcattgacaaagaagaaccTCGTCGCCTCCGAAGCCGCCATCAAGAAGTCAGGCGTCGTCTACCTCTCCCGTATACCACCTTTCATGAAGCCCGCCAAGCTGCGCTCTCTCCTCGAACCCTACGGCACCATCAATCGCATCTTCCTCGCCCCTGAAGACCCAGCCTCACATGCTCGTCGCGTTCGCGCTGGAGGTAACAAGAAGCGATCTTACACCGAAGGATGGGTCGAGTTCACAAAAAAGAAGGACGCCAAGGCTGTATGCGATCTTCTCAACGCACGCACCATTGGTGGCAAGAAGGGGAGCTACTACCACGACGATTTATGGAATCTTCTATACCTCAAGGGTTTCAAATGGCACAACCTCACAGAACAGATCGCTGCTGAGAACGCTGAGCGCGCTAGCCGCATGAGAGCCGAGATCAGCAAGTCGACAaaggagaacaaggagtTTGTCAGGAACGTggagaaggcaaagatgCTGGACGGTATGGAAGCCAAggcaaaggccaagaagaggaaggcagatggcgatggcgatcgAGAGGGAGAGGACTCGGTGCGACAAGTCAAGAGATCGTTCAAGCAAGTTCCTctggcgaagaagaagacggaagtGGAAGACCAACCAGCCGAGGTGACGAGGGTACTGAGCAAGATTTTCTGA
- a CDS encoding related to aldehyde dehydrogenase: MSLEVITTISPNTNEPILTRNGASQADLESLPKVATEAFQSYRKTTLKERQAIVRKFLDGLLAKKDELGEELTVQMGRPISYTPGEVATAVKRGEYLLKISDEALKDTDGEPEKGFKRFIRKVPVGPVLIIFAWNYPYLILVNSLIPALLAGCSVILKPSPQTPTIVERVTDLLKEAGLPDGVCQYFHCGSPTLMETIVRDPKIALVCFTGSVAGGLAVQQAASDRIVNVGLELGGKDPAYVRSDVDVDWAAAEIVDGAIFNSGQSCCSIERVYVDEKIHDQFVEAVQKVLKSYKLGDPFNKETQLGPVVSKRSKQTAEEHVKDAVDSGAKDATPENETFSNPPTKGNFVKPTLLTGVNHSMRVMTEESFAPIIPVMKVKDDSEAVKYMNDSEFGLTASIWTKDTDKGYQLAEHVEAGTVFVNRCDYPAPDLAWTGWKNSGKGQTLSKFGFDQFVKLKSYHLKDYPN; this comes from the exons ATGTCTCTCGAAGTCATCACCACAATCTCCCCAAACACAAACGAGCCCATCCTTACCAGGAATGGCGCCTCTCAAGCTGACCTTGAGTCTCTCCCCAAGGTCGCCACTGAGGCTTTCCAGAGCTATCGCAAGACAACGCTGAAGGAGCGTCAAGCTATTGTTCGCAAGTTCCTTGATGGCCTCTTGGCTAAGAAGGATGAGCTCGGTGAAGAGTTGACCGTTCAGATGGGCCGCCCCATCTCTTACACACCGGGAGAGGTCGCCACAGCTGTCAAGAGAGGTGAATACCTCCTCAAGATTAGTGATGAGGCCCTCAAGGACACCGACGGCGAGCCCGAGAAGGGCTTCAAGCGTTTCATCCGAAAGGTCCCTGTCGGACCTGTACTCATCATCTTTGCGTGGAAC TACCCTTACCTTATTCTGGTCAACTCTCTCATTCCCGCTCTTCTTGCAGGCTGCAGTGTAATCCTCAAGCCCTCACCTCAGACACCTACCATCGTGGAACGGGTTACCGATCTCCTAAAGGAGGCGGGCTTGCCTGATGGCGTTTGCCAGTACTTCCACTGCGGCTCTCCCACTCTTATGGAGACCATTGTGCGCGATCCCAAGATCGCCCTAGTTTGTTTCACCGGCTCTGTCGCTGGAGGTCTCGCTGTGCAACAAGCTGCGTCTGACCGCATTGTAAATGTCGGTCTGGAGTTGGGTGGCAAGGACCCAGCATATGTTCGATCAGATGTGGATGTTGATTGGGCTGCTGCAGAGATTGTTGAcggtgccatcttcaactctgGCCAGAGCTGCTGCTCTATCGAGCGTGTGTATGTGGATGAGAAGATTCACGATCAGTTTGTTGAGGCCGTGCAAAAGGTGCTCAAGAGCTACAAGCTCGGCGATCCCTTTAACAAGGAGACTCAGCTGGGACCTGTCGTTTCGAAGCGATCAAAGCAGACTGCCGAGGAACATGTTAAGGATGCCGTCGACAGTGGTGCCAAGGATGCCACTCCCGAAAACGAGACTTTCAGCAACCCTCCTACCAAGGGTAACTTTGTGAAACCCACCCTTCTGACTGGCGTCAACCACAGCATGCGGGTCATGACTGAGGAGTCGTTTGCCCCAATTA TTCCTGTTATGAAGGTCAAGGATGACAGCGAGGCCGTCAAGTACATGAACGACAGCGAGTTTGGTCTGACAGCCAGCATCTGGACCAAGGACACAGACAAAGGATACCAGCTTGCCGAGCATGTGGAAGCCGGCACTGTATTTGTCAACAGATGCGATTATCCGGCACCG GATCTGGCATGGACTGGCTGGAAGAACTCAGGCAAGGGACAGACACTCAGCAAGTTTGGATTTGATCAGTTTgtgaagctcaagagctACCACCTGAAGGACTACCCAAACTAA